The Argentina anserina chromosome 3, drPotAnse1.1, whole genome shotgun sequence genome includes a region encoding these proteins:
- the LOC126788070 gene encoding pirin-like protein: MSGAEVSLGFEEGRVVVRKFLARPQHEGVGAIVRRSIGRFELRYFDPFLVLDEFSVTAPAGFPDHPHRGFETVTYMLQGVITHEDFEGHKGTIGAGDVQWMTAGRGIVHSEMPAAQGTQKGLQLWINLSSKHKMIEPKYQEMVSKDISEATKDGIKVRVVAGEALGTKSPIYTETPTMYLDFTLKPGAHLQHPIPVSWNAFVYVLEGEGVFGTPQSLPVAGHHLLLLGPGDGFEAWNKSSKNLRFILVAGQPLGEPVKQLGPFVMNTEEEIDQTIDDFENCVNGFEKAAHWRSGSALGLDF, from the exons ATGTCTGGGGCAGAGGTTTCACTTGGTTTTGAAGAAGGCCGAGTTGTCGTGAGGAAGTTCTTGGCTAGGCCTCAGCATGAAGGAGTTGGAGCCATTGTTAGAAGAAGCATTGGGAG GTTTGAGCTGAGATACTTTGATCCTTTTCTTGTTCTGGATGAGTTCTCAG TTACAGCTCCTGCTGGATTCCCTGATCATCCACATAGAG GGTTTGAGACAGTGACCTACATGTTGCAG GGAGTCATCACACATGAAGATTTCGAAGGGCACAAAGGGACGATAGGAGCCGGCGATGTGCAGTGGATGACTGCAGGTAGAGGTATAGTTCACTCGGAAATGCCTGCCGCCCAAGGAACTCAAAAGGGTCTGCAGTTGTGGATAAACCTCTCCTCCAAACACAAAAT GATTGAGCCAAAGTACCAAGAAATGGTGAGCAAGGACATTTCAGAGGCTACAAAAGATGGGATCAAGGTTAGAGTGGTAGCAGGAGAAGCCTTGGGAACAAAGTCACCAATTTACACAGAAACCCCAACCATGTACTTGGACTTCACTCTCAAACCAGGAGCTCACCTTCAGCATCCAATACCAGTATCATGGAATGCATTTGTATATGTCTTGGAAGGGGAGGGTGTTTTTGGCACTCCACAGTCTTTACCAGTGGCAGGTCACCACCTTCTTCTTCTAGGACCTGGGGATGGATTCGAGGCATGGAACAAGTCTTCCAAGAATCTTAGGTTTATATTAGTTGCAGGTCAACCTTTGGGGGAGCCTGTAAAGCAACTTGGTCCATTTGTGATGAACACAGAGGAAGAGATTGACCAAACCATTGATGACTTTGAAAACTGTGTCAATGGGTTTGAGAAGGCAGCACACTGGAGATCAGGATCGGCACTTGGCCTTGATTTCTAA
- the LOC126785774 gene encoding beta-1,2-xylosyltransferase gives MNKNSWLLKLVVFLFALNSLSLCLYFTSHSKTFNPTQNPHHHRPRLPLTHQTHRRIHRFSKPWPILPSYLPWSHSPDTPFRSCEAYFGHGFTRRIDLLKPNEDSGGQGSWFRCHFSETLRSSVCEGGGIRMVPERVKMSNGGEALEDVIGRDEEVELPEFRDGAFEVDGGVGGEERGLLTSEDLNEFVQRGDIGRHTMRDLIASIRKVPSKEFQCSEWIEEPTLLVTRFEYANVFHTFTDWYSGYVASRVTGLPSRPHVVFVDGHCWTQLEETWKALFSSLRYAKNFSGPVCFRHAIISPLGYETAWFKGLSEDINCEGAAAPELWQHPDDKKTARLSEFGEMIRAAFGIPIHKQSVEKQASRLNILFVRREDYQPHPRHPGKVESRLSNEQEVFDALKSWVSNHKECKINFVNGLFAHMTMKEQVRAVQDASVIIGAHGAGLTHIVSASPKTVVLEIISSQYRRPHFALISQWKGLEYHAMHVEGLYASPSIVIDNLSHILRTLGC, from the exons ATGAACAAAAACTCATGGCTTCTCAAGCTCGTGGTGTTCCTCTTCGCCCTaaactccctctctctctgccTCTACTTCACCTCCCACTCCAAAACCTTTAACCCCACCCAAAACCCCCACCACCACCgcccccgcctccctctcaccCACCAAACCCACCGCCGCATCCACCGCTTCTCAAAGCCATGGCCTATCCTCCCCTCCTACCTCCCCTGGTCCCACTCCCCAGACACACCCTTCCGCTCCTGTGAAGCCTACTTCGGCCACGGCTTCACTCGCCGCATCGATCTATTGAAGCCCAATGAAGATTCCGGCGGCCAGGGAAGTTGGTTCCGGTGCCATTTCAGTGAGACGTTACGGAGCTCGGTGTGCGAGGGCGGCGGGATCAGGATGGTGCCGGAGAGGGTGAAGATGTCGAATGGAGGTGAGGCTTTGGAGGATGTGATCGGGAGAGACGAGGAGGTCGAGCTGCCGGAGTTTCGAGACGGAGCGTTTGAGGTTGATGGAGGGGTggggggagaggagagagggCTTCTGACAAGTGAGGATCTTAATGAGTTCGTGCAGCGTGGTGATATTGGGAGGCATACAATGAGGGACTTGATTGCGTCGATTCGGAAAGTGCCCAGTAAGGAGTTTCAGTGCAGTGAG TGGATTGAGGAGCCGACGCTTTTGGTGACAAGGTTTGAGTATGCAAATGTTTTCCACACATTTACGGATTGGTATAGCGGTTATGTAGCTTCCAGAGTCACTGGATTACCTAGCCGGCCTCATGTTGTCTTTGTAGATGGCCATTGTTGG acacaattggaagaaaCATGGAAAGCCTTGTTCTCTAGCCTTAGATATGCGAAAAACTTTAGTGGTCCAGTTTGTTTCCGTCATGCTATTATTTCACCTCTGGGATATGAGACTGCATGGTTTAAGGGGCTCTCTGAAGATATAAACTGTGAGGGAGCTGCTGCACCAGAGCTGTGGCAACACCCTGATGACAAGAAAACTGCACGATTGTCTGAGTTTGGAGAAATGATTAGAGCTGCTTTTGGAATTCCGATTCATAAGCAGAGTGTTGAGAAGCAAGCCTCACGTCTAAATATCCTTTTTGTTCGCCGTGAAGATTATCAACCGCATCCACGTCACCCTGGTAAAGTTGAGTCGAGGTTAAGCAATGAACAAGAAGTGTTTGATGCTTTAAAGAGCTGGGTGTCAAATCACAAGGAATGCAAAATAAACTTTGTGAATGGATTGTTTGCACACATGACGATGAAAGAACAAGTCCGGGCCGTTCAAGATGCTTCTGTTATTATTGGTGCTCATGGTGCAGGTCTCACACACATAGTATCTGCATCCCCAAAAACTGTGGTTCTGGAGATTATTAGCAGCCAATATAGACGGCCACATTTTGCTTTAATTTCCCAGTGGAAAGGGTTGGAATATCATGCCATGCATGTTGAGGGTTTGTATGCCTCTCCATCAATTGTTATTGACAACCTTAGCCACATACTGAGGACTCTTGGGTGCTGA